A single window of Candidatus Planktophila sp. DNA harbors:
- the leuD gene encoding 3-isopropylmalate dehydratase small subunit: MEKFIKHTGSAVPLRRSNVDTDQIIPAVYLKRVTRSGFEDGLFSAWRSDPEFVLNNPSYGDATILVAGVDFGTGSSREHAVWALQNYGFKVVISSRFADIFRGNSLKGGLLTVILDQSEVEAMWLAIEADPTTQISVDLERRSVSYNDVVLGYTIDDYTRWRLMEGLDDIGLTIKNSDSIDIFEKSRPHYKPLTLPIRA; the protein is encoded by the coding sequence ATGGAAAAATTTATTAAGCACACGGGTAGCGCAGTTCCACTTCGTCGTAGCAATGTAGATACTGATCAAATTATTCCTGCCGTTTATTTAAAGCGTGTAACTCGCAGTGGATTTGAAGATGGATTATTCTCGGCTTGGAGAAGTGACCCTGAGTTTGTACTCAACAATCCGTCCTATGGCGATGCAACGATATTAGTTGCTGGCGTAGATTTTGGTACGGGTTCATCTCGCGAACATGCAGTGTGGGCGCTGCAAAACTATGGCTTTAAAGTTGTCATCTCTAGCCGCTTTGCCGATATCTTTCGAGGTAACTCCTTAAAAGGTGGACTCTTAACGGTAATTTTGGATCAAAGCGAAGTTGAGGCGATGTGGCTTGCCATTGAGGCCGATCCGACAACCCAGATAAGCGTTGATTTAGAGCGCCGAAGCGTTTCATATAACGACGTTGTTCTTGGATATACAATCGATGATTACACCCGCTGGCGATTAATGGAGGGTCTGGATGACATCGGTTTAACCATTAAAAACAGTGATTCCATCGATATTTTTGAGAAATCACGCCCACATTACAAGCCTCTTACGCTTCCAATTCGCGCTTAA
- a CDS encoding HU family DNA-binding protein, which translates to MNKAQFIAALSPHFNDSKKEAAHAVEIVFDTIVRTLSKGEDVMINDFGKFKKVDRKARMGRNPFTGETIKIKASKKARFLPAKGLKDVISGERKLGPAPKPEPKPVVKAKAVVKAAKKVIAKKAPAKKVVAKKAPAKKK; encoded by the coding sequence ATGAATAAGGCCCAATTCATTGCGGCGTTGTCACCACACTTCAACGACAGCAAGAAAGAAGCAGCTCACGCTGTAGAAATCGTTTTTGACACAATCGTTCGCACGCTATCAAAGGGCGAAGATGTAATGATCAACGATTTTGGCAAGTTCAAGAAGGTTGATCGCAAAGCACGTATGGGACGTAATCCATTCACTGGCGAGACAATCAAGATCAAGGCTTCAAAGAAGGCCCGTTTCTTGCCTGCTAAGGGCTTGAAAGATGTCATCTCAGGTGAGCGCAAGCTCGGACCTGCACCAAAGCCAGAACCAAAGCCAGTTGTTAAGGCTAAGGCTGTCGTTAAGGCGGCTAAGAAGGTTATTGCCAAGAAGGCTCCAGCTAAGAAGGTTGTTGCCAAAAAGGCTCCAGCTAAGAAAAAGTAA
- a CDS encoding lysophospholipid acyltransferase family protein, which translates to MREYKVSYAPPTGKPLGTNLTFKICTKIAIPVLNLVGKKQWRGAHYIPQTGRIIVASNHISYLDVLFLTHFLFRNGRAPRYIGKEAVFRVPIIGKILLAAGQVPVVRESKDASKALVHAVKLLEAGHCLGVYPEGTLTRDPKGWPMIAKTGLARLAIMTKTPVIPIAQWGSQIVMPTYVKKIKFFPRTPIKILVGKPLDLSNWYGKENDPVALTEATAFVMRAITDLLEELRGEKRPIEIFDPHNSDLPRTGNFKKKR; encoded by the coding sequence ATGAGGGAGTACAAGGTTTCTTATGCTCCACCAACTGGCAAACCTCTCGGTACGAATTTAACTTTTAAAATCTGTACAAAGATAGCCATCCCTGTGCTGAATTTAGTCGGAAAGAAACAGTGGCGAGGCGCACATTACATTCCCCAAACTGGTCGAATAATCGTTGCCAGCAATCACATTTCATACCTAGATGTTCTATTCCTGACTCACTTTCTCTTCCGAAATGGTCGTGCACCTCGATACATTGGCAAAGAGGCAGTATTTAGGGTTCCAATTATTGGCAAAATTCTCCTTGCAGCTGGACAAGTACCTGTGGTGCGTGAGAGCAAAGATGCATCCAAGGCACTAGTGCACGCCGTAAAATTACTCGAGGCGGGCCACTGTCTAGGCGTCTATCCAGAGGGCACACTCACGAGGGATCCAAAGGGTTGGCCGATGATTGCAAAAACTGGATTGGCCCGCTTGGCAATTATGACGAAGACACCAGTTATTCCAATTGCCCAATGGGGTTCGCAGATTGTCATGCCAACTTATGTGAAAAAGATTAAATTTTTTCCTCGCACACCCATCAAGATTTTAGTGGGCAAGCCCCTCGATTTATCGAATTGGTATGGCAAGGAGAACGACCCCGTGGCATTAACTGAGGCAACAGCCTTTGTGATGCGGGCAATCACCGATCTACTTGAAGAGCTTCGGGGGGAAAAGCGCCCAATAGAAATCTTTGATCCACACAATTCAGATTTACCTCGCACCGGAAATTTTAAGAAAAAGCGATGA
- a CDS encoding NAD(P)H-dependent glycerol-3-phosphate dehydrogenase, producing MSKVTVFGAGQWGSTMAQVLVDAGNHVLICGRDQRVVDEINQRHTNSKYLESNVLPTGLRATTDLHVAFEYSSIYVLAVPAQTLRENLKIWKPFAAENALFISTLKGVELSSLLRMSQIIEEVMETYNVAIITGPNLANELILRQPAGAVVAAHTMINAEKIAKIFSTPYYRVYTSIDVLGCEFAGAIKSVIALAVGMSIGMGFGENTQAMVITRGLNEVARLSAAYGADPLSAAGLAGMGDLVASCGSPLSRNRTFGEVLGRSGSMEIAREQVVKTVEGIASSGAVLEIAQRIGIEVPVIEAVADVCAGTLTPMQAFDRLMEITTRSENFIR from the coding sequence ATGAGTAAAGTAACCGTCTTTGGGGCCGGGCAGTGGGGCAGCACGATGGCTCAGGTTTTAGTTGATGCCGGCAATCATGTTCTTATTTGTGGCCGGGATCAAAGGGTCGTAGATGAAATTAATCAGAGGCATACAAATTCAAAGTACCTAGAGAGCAATGTTTTACCCACTGGCTTGCGCGCAACAACAGATTTACATGTGGCATTCGAATACTCATCAATCTATGTGTTAGCCGTTCCCGCTCAAACTCTGCGTGAGAATCTCAAAATTTGGAAACCATTTGCGGCTGAAAACGCCCTATTTATAAGCACTTTAAAAGGAGTTGAACTTTCAAGCTTACTGAGAATGTCTCAAATAATTGAAGAAGTCATGGAGACCTACAACGTTGCGATAATTACTGGGCCAAATCTTGCAAATGAATTAATTTTACGACAGCCCGCCGGTGCCGTAGTTGCTGCACATACAATGATTAACGCTGAAAAAATCGCCAAAATATTTTCAACGCCTTACTACCGTGTCTACACATCGATTGATGTATTGGGTTGCGAATTTGCTGGTGCAATCAAATCCGTTATCGCCTTAGCTGTGGGCATGTCCATCGGCATGGGCTTTGGTGAAAATACTCAGGCCATGGTTATAACTCGTGGTCTAAATGAAGTTGCACGTCTCTCTGCCGCTTATGGTGCAGATCCTCTGAGTGCTGCAGGATTAGCTGGAATGGGTGATTTAGTTGCAAGTTGTGGATCACCACTCTCACGCAATAGAACTTTCGGTGAGGTTTTAGGGCGCTCTGGGTCAATGGAGATTGCTAGAGAACAAGTAGTTAAAACCGTTGAAGGCATTGCCTCATCAGGTGCAGTTCTTGAAATCGCCCAGCGAATTGGTATTGAAGTTCCAGTGATTGAAGCCGTTGCAGATGTCTGTGCAGGTACCCTTACTCCAATGCAAGCCTTTGACCGCTTAATGGAGATTACTACTCGATCTGAAAATTTTATCCGATGA
- a CDS encoding D-alanine--D-alanine ligase family protein — protein sequence MKKTAVAIICGGRSSEHEISCLSAGGVLAGLDSDKFEAVLIGITKAGNWVQLPSGYPLAIINGVLPTVDASLTPIVADVHGFSVDGKRLSIDVVFPVLHGPYGEDGTIQGFFETAGISYVGSGVMASAAAMDKSFSKTVFSATGMQVAGGIVVTESDWKVKSSDTSYPVFVKPARGGSSRGTYKVKSEADLEAALADAFTFDRKVMIEQAISGREIECAVLEKDGEVLASVVGEIVIDSKFEFYDFEAKYLDDATTVHVPANIPEAASDEIRANAVQAFKALGCSGLARVDFFYTNKGEVVINEINTMPGFTGTSMYPKLMQATGITYMSLITALISTACARTNGVLGN from the coding sequence ATGAAAAAAACCGCCGTTGCCATTATCTGTGGGGGTCGCAGTAGTGAACATGAGATTTCCTGTCTTTCTGCGGGCGGAGTTTTAGCGGGTTTGGATTCAGATAAGTTTGAAGCTGTCCTCATTGGAATCACTAAAGCTGGTAACTGGGTTCAGTTACCGAGTGGTTATCCATTAGCAATCATCAATGGGGTACTCCCAACCGTTGATGCGAGCCTCACACCCATAGTCGCCGATGTTCATGGCTTCTCGGTTGACGGGAAACGATTGAGCATTGATGTTGTATTCCCAGTTCTTCACGGTCCATACGGAGAAGATGGCACCATTCAAGGCTTCTTCGAAACCGCAGGTATTTCCTACGTTGGAAGTGGGGTGATGGCCTCGGCGGCGGCCATGGATAAGTCCTTTTCTAAGACTGTTTTTAGCGCAACGGGAATGCAGGTTGCAGGCGGCATCGTTGTCACTGAATCTGATTGGAAAGTTAAGAGTTCGGATACTTCCTATCCGGTATTTGTTAAGCCTGCACGAGGTGGTTCAAGTCGTGGAACTTATAAAGTTAAATCAGAAGCAGACCTTGAAGCGGCACTAGCTGATGCTTTTACCTTTGATCGTAAAGTTATGATTGAGCAGGCAATAAGTGGACGAGAGATAGAGTGCGCAGTCCTTGAAAAAGATGGTGAGGTTCTGGCATCGGTTGTCGGGGAGATAGTGATAGATAGTAAGTTTGAGTTTTACGATTTTGAGGCGAAATATTTAGATGATGCAACAACAGTGCATGTTCCTGCCAATATTCCAGAAGCGGCAAGTGATGAGATTCGAGCAAATGCGGTGCAGGCCTTCAAAGCACTTGGATGCAGTGGTCTTGCGAGAGTTGATTTTTTCTATACAAATAAGGGCGAAGTCGTAATTAATGAGATCAACACAATGCCCGGATTTACCGGCACGTCGATGTACCCAAAGCTCATGCAGGCCACGGGTATTACTTACATGTCACTGATCACGGCCTTAATTTCAACTGCATGTGCACGAACCAATGGCGTGCTAGGTAATTAA
- a CDS encoding SPFH domain-containing protein, producing MVQYGVLALLVLIFGVVLSRAIRIIPQASTGLVERLGRYHRTIGAGLVIIIPFVDRLKPLIDMRERVVSFPPQPVITEDNLVVSIDTVIYFQVTDPKSAIYEIENYIQGIEQLTVTTLRNVVGSLDLEAALTSRDSINTALRVVLDDATGKWGVRVNRVEIKAIDPPPSVQESMEKQMRAERDKRAAILTAEGEKQSQILTAEGARQAEILRAEGDAQAAVLRAEGEAEAIKKVFGAVHAANPDENVLAYQYLQQLPVIANGTASKIWVIPADLSGGMAQIMKAFKGS from the coding sequence ATGGTTCAATATGGAGTTTTGGCGCTACTCGTTCTTATCTTTGGAGTCGTTCTTTCGCGAGCGATTCGAATAATTCCACAAGCGAGCACAGGTTTAGTAGAACGATTGGGTCGCTACCATCGTACAATTGGTGCGGGTCTAGTAATTATTATTCCATTCGTTGATCGCCTAAAGCCACTCATTGATATGCGCGAGCGCGTAGTTTCCTTTCCGCCACAACCAGTAATTACTGAAGACAACTTGGTAGTATCAATCGATACCGTTATTTACTTTCAAGTCACTGATCCAAAGTCTGCTATCTATGAGATTGAAAACTACATTCAAGGTATTGAGCAGCTGACCGTAACAACACTTCGTAACGTTGTCGGTAGTTTGGATCTGGAGGCGGCACTTACTTCACGAGATTCCATTAACACCGCACTTCGAGTTGTTCTAGATGATGCAACTGGTAAATGGGGAGTGCGAGTTAACCGCGTTGAGATTAAAGCAATTGATCCACCGCCAAGCGTGCAGGAGTCGATGGAGAAGCAGATGCGCGCCGAGCGTGATAAGCGTGCTGCAATTTTGACTGCAGAAGGTGAAAAACAAAGCCAGATTCTTACCGCAGAAGGTGCGCGTCAAGCAGAGATTTTGCGTGCTGAGGGCGATGCCCAGGCCGCAGTTTTGCGCGCTGAAGGTGAAGCCGAGGCGATAAAGAAGGTCTTTGGTGCGGTGCATGCTGCAAATCCTGATGAGAATGTACTGGCATATCAGTATCTGCAGCAGCTTCCAGTGATTGCAAATGGAACTGCCAGCAAGATTTGGGTCATTCCTGCCGACTTAAGTGGTGGAATGGCACAGATTATGAAGGCTTTCAAAGGAAGTTAA
- a CDS encoding NfeD family protein, with protein sequence MQIWIWLLAAGILLVVEMLTVDLLFASLAFSALLAAGAHGLGSGVVVQGVVFGVGAAGSLMFLRPIALRHLKKKPANQATNVEALIGASAIALSVVTQDQGLVKLNGETWSARSNTGQIHNGAQVEVVAIEGATAVVKQKG encoded by the coding sequence ATGCAGATCTGGATATGGCTTCTTGCAGCAGGAATCTTGCTCGTTGTGGAAATGCTGACCGTTGATTTGCTATTCGCCTCTCTTGCCTTTTCAGCCCTACTTGCAGCTGGTGCTCATGGGCTGGGCTCTGGAGTTGTTGTTCAGGGTGTTGTATTTGGTGTCGGTGCTGCAGGTTCACTGATGTTCTTGCGTCCAATCGCACTGCGCCATTTGAAAAAGAAGCCAGCAAATCAGGCAACTAATGTAGAGGCGCTTATCGGTGCGAGTGCGATTGCTTTATCTGTTGTTACGCAAGACCAAGGTTTAGTAAAACTCAACGGAGAAACATGGAGTGCTCGCAGTAATACTGGTCAGATTCACAATGGTGCTCAGGTCGAAGTTGTTGCCATTGAAGGCGCAACTGCAGTAGTTAAGCAGAAAGGGTAA
- a CDS encoding molybdopterin-dependent oxidoreductase: MSDTGAERIAYRTCPLCEATCGLAITVKDEKVLQIRGDKDDVFSKGFICPKGTTLKALHEDPDRLRKPLVKRNGQHVEVSWQEAWHEIERGLMHVINTYGRDSIGTYVGNPNSHNLAPLLYNRSWMQALGTTKHFSASSVDQLPKQIASGYMFGTATSLAIPDLDRTDYVLMLGANPYVSNGSLCTAPDFPGRLEAMRARGGKLIVVDPQRTRSVEKADEWLAIRPNGDAFLLAAIAHTIINCGRADVGDHLRPYITGFDELPAALKAFSPEAVAGVTGIDAQTIRRVAMELCDAPTALVYGRIGTTTVSFGTTASWLVDVINIITGNLDKAGGVMFTLPAAGGQTTRGKPGRGKGFRIGHRFSRVRGFPEAIGEFPAALMAEEILTEGPGQIKAMVTMAGNPVLSTPNGQQIERAFESLDFMISVDIYLNETTRHANVILPPPSHLERSHYDMIYTSFSVRNVANYSGPVFERKSGEPDEWQILAKLAGIAQGFGADIDTAVVDDYIFNSLLEKVLKDELSQIHGRDEGEIREHISSSGEHGPERILDLLLRTGPYGDAYGTNPKGINLQTLKNHPHGIDFGPLMPRIPEVLRTQSGKIELAPAEIVADLMRLENALDDFDEEEFLLVGRRHLRSNNSWMHNIETLVKGAIRCTLQIHPDDAHQVGISDGEMVRISSRVGTLDVIVEITNNIRPRVVSLPHGWGHNLVGTKMKIASTVSGVNTNVLTDEEEMDPLSGNAVLNGIPVKIHSVASTL, encoded by the coding sequence GTGTCAGATACTGGTGCCGAAAGAATTGCCTACCGGACGTGCCCATTATGTGAGGCAACATGTGGACTGGCAATAACAGTAAAAGATGAAAAAGTTCTACAGATTCGCGGTGATAAAGATGATGTATTCAGTAAAGGTTTCATCTGTCCCAAGGGGACAACTCTAAAAGCATTGCACGAAGATCCAGATAGATTGCGAAAACCACTCGTAAAGCGCAATGGTCAGCATGTTGAAGTCTCTTGGCAAGAAGCTTGGCATGAAATTGAACGTGGTTTAATGCACGTTATAAATACTTACGGTCGTGACTCGATTGGTACATATGTCGGAAATCCCAATTCACACAACCTTGCACCGCTCTTATACAACAGATCATGGATGCAAGCCTTAGGCACAACCAAACACTTCAGCGCTTCATCGGTAGATCAACTTCCAAAACAGATTGCATCTGGATACATGTTTGGTACTGCCACCTCATTAGCGATTCCTGATCTTGATCGAACCGATTACGTATTGATGTTAGGTGCTAATCCATATGTTTCAAATGGCAGTTTGTGTACTGCTCCAGATTTTCCAGGAAGGCTCGAAGCAATGCGTGCCCGAGGTGGAAAACTTATTGTCGTTGACCCACAACGCACACGTAGTGTGGAAAAAGCCGACGAATGGTTAGCAATTAGACCAAATGGAGATGCATTTTTATTAGCAGCAATAGCGCACACAATTATTAACTGCGGCCGTGCCGATGTCGGTGATCATCTGCGCCCGTACATCACCGGTTTTGATGAATTACCTGCTGCACTCAAAGCTTTCTCTCCAGAAGCAGTTGCAGGTGTGACAGGTATTGATGCCCAAACAATTAGAAGAGTTGCAATGGAACTCTGTGATGCACCTACCGCCCTTGTTTACGGTCGTATCGGCACAACGACCGTGAGTTTTGGTACCACCGCATCGTGGTTAGTTGATGTAATTAACATCATTACAGGTAATTTAGATAAGGCTGGTGGTGTCATGTTTACCTTGCCAGCAGCGGGTGGACAGACAACTCGAGGTAAACCCGGGCGGGGTAAAGGATTTCGGATTGGACATAGATTCTCGCGAGTTCGAGGATTTCCTGAGGCTATAGGCGAATTTCCAGCAGCTCTCATGGCTGAAGAGATTCTCACCGAAGGCCCAGGTCAGATAAAGGCGATGGTCACTATGGCCGGTAATCCCGTTCTTTCAACTCCAAATGGGCAACAAATTGAACGAGCTTTTGAATCACTAGATTTTATGATCAGCGTTGATATTTACCTTAATGAAACAACTCGACATGCCAATGTGATTCTTCCACCCCCATCACATCTAGAGCGCAGCCACTACGACATGATTTATACGTCATTTTCGGTGCGCAACGTTGCTAATTATTCGGGTCCTGTATTTGAAAGAAAAAGTGGAGAGCCAGATGAGTGGCAGATTCTTGCTAAGTTAGCAGGAATAGCACAAGGGTTTGGCGCAGACATCGATACTGCTGTGGTGGATGATTATATATTTAATTCGCTTCTGGAAAAAGTTTTAAAAGATGAATTATCCCAAATTCATGGGCGCGATGAAGGAGAAATCCGAGAGCACATTTCATCTTCCGGAGAGCATGGGCCGGAGAGAATTTTAGATTTACTACTTCGTACTGGACCATACGGTGATGCATACGGGACTAATCCAAAGGGAATTAATTTGCAAACTCTTAAAAATCACCCACATGGAATTGATTTTGGACCACTCATGCCAAGAATTCCAGAAGTTTTACGCACCCAAAGTGGAAAGATTGAACTAGCCCCCGCTGAGATTGTGGCTGATTTAATGCGTCTGGAAAACGCTCTCGATGATTTTGATGAAGAAGAATTCTTACTAGTTGGTCGCCGACATCTGCGCTCGAATAATTCATGGATGCATAACATTGAAACCCTAGTTAAAGGCGCTATTCGTTGCACATTACAGATACATCCAGATGATGCCCACCAGGTTGGCATAAGTGATGGAGAAATGGTTCGCATCTCAAGTCGAGTGGGCACACTTGATGTCATTGTAGAAATAACTAATAATATTCGCCCCCGAGTGGTCAGCCTTCCTCATGGCTGGGGCCACAATCTAGTTGGCACAAAGATGAAGATCGCCTCCACCGTATCTGGAGTCAACACAAATGTGCTCACAGATGAAGAAGAAATGGACCCATTATCTGGAAATGCTGTACTCAACGGAATTCCAGTAAAGATCCATTCGGTTGCCTCAACACTATAA
- a CDS encoding alpha/beta hydrolase codes for MVLKKEFADYLALREKMNLPAPWEISMEEYRFRTLPVTDFIGQPEPIFSIENRIISGPNGYLPIRIYRPSAEPNLPVMLYFHGGGWVIGNMDGNEPTVCSLANKGNFVVVQVQYQKAPEHPFPTPFNDCYAALDWVVRNAELLKIDATKIGVGGDSAGGNLAAAVAIKCRDTNLIDLAFQMLVYPCTGNDGSLPSAIQNAEGYGLTSKIMRWFEFQYIGSDADLLNPYAFPAYCTNLTGLAPTVLVTAEFDPLADDGKLYAQALKAAEVPVIFKEFEGAIHGFNALAGVAPEVAKEAQLYLARSINSFLARD; via the coding sequence ATGGTACTAAAAAAAGAGTTTGCTGACTATCTTGCGCTGCGCGAAAAAATGAACCTACCTGCTCCATGGGAAATATCAATGGAGGAATATAGATTCCGCACACTTCCTGTAACTGATTTCATTGGACAACCTGAGCCAATCTTTAGCATCGAAAATCGAATTATCTCAGGACCAAATGGCTATTTACCAATCAGAATCTATCGCCCAAGCGCAGAGCCTAACCTTCCCGTGATGCTTTATTTCCATGGTGGGGGTTGGGTTATCGGGAATATGGATGGTAATGAGCCCACCGTATGTTCTCTCGCCAATAAAGGTAATTTCGTGGTTGTTCAAGTTCAATATCAAAAAGCCCCTGAGCATCCGTTTCCAACTCCATTCAATGATTGCTATGCGGCCTTGGATTGGGTCGTAAGAAATGCTGAACTTTTAAAAATTGATGCAACGAAAATTGGAGTTGGTGGCGATAGCGCTGGGGGAAATTTGGCTGCGGCAGTTGCAATAAAGTGTAGAGATACAAATTTAATTGATTTAGCCTTTCAGATGCTTGTGTACCCTTGCACTGGCAATGATGGTTCACTGCCAAGTGCAATACAAAATGCTGAGGGTTATGGCTTAACTTCAAAGATTATGCGTTGGTTTGAATTTCAATATATTGGCTCCGATGCCGATCTTCTCAATCCATATGCATTTCCAGCTTACTGTACGAATTTAACTGGCTTGGCACCAACAGTTTTGGTGACCGCTGAATTTGATCCTTTAGCCGATGATGGCAAACTTTATGCGCAAGCACTTAAAGCCGCCGAAGTTCCCGTTATTTTTAAAGAGTTTGAGGGTGCGATTCACGGCTTTAATGCATTGGCAGGTGTTGCACCAGAAGTTGCAAAAGAAGCTCAACTCTATTTAGCTCGAAGCATTAATTCTTTCTTGGCTCGAGATTAG
- a CDS encoding amidohydrolase: protein MRTLFHNAACWSHGKEIFDGILIDGESIIATGVQALDSKFDQSINLKGAFVIPAFIDGHAHPIFGGREAAGPRINGLDSVDEILREVESFAIDNPDQAWIIGGAYEAAIIDGGDFDAHWLDSVVSDRPVVLHAVDHHTIWVNSKALKLAAITLETVDPIGGTIARRQDGTPKGTFREPTAMALILDKAPSDSIASDVQAIKSACTAYLDSGVTCAIDSWVEKDMAKAYLAAAQSGDLTIAMNLSLLVTPTTWEGKLEEFNSLRDEFAALPNPELVRVNSIKFLADGALSAGTAALVDPYLDDPDSNGIKIWGEDELVDALVAFDALKFQVHIHAIGDAAVKLALDSIEAMMRVNPTWDRRPVIVHAQLICDEDLPRFKALGVIANIQPLWCYLDPMNKELILPRIGRERNDSQYRLRTLIDSGATIAFGSDWPVTSEIPLRALGVPVNRLKPGQKSGESWNISEAITMEESLQFYTHNVAYQLFRELERGALEIGMKADFIVLDKNLLDTDPWQVSTVGIKALYKNGLPVEISS, encoded by the coding sequence GTGCGTACGCTATTTCATAATGCGGCATGCTGGTCACATGGAAAAGAAATCTTTGATGGAATTCTTATTGATGGTGAAAGCATTATCGCAACTGGTGTACAGGCCCTAGATTCCAAGTTCGATCAAAGCATTAATTTAAAAGGCGCATTTGTAATTCCTGCATTTATTGATGGGCATGCTCACCCCATTTTTGGCGGTCGAGAAGCAGCTGGCCCAAGGATCAATGGGCTCGACTCAGTCGATGAAATTCTCAGAGAAGTAGAAAGTTTTGCGATCGATAACCCAGATCAAGCCTGGATTATCGGCGGTGCATATGAGGCGGCGATTATTGATGGCGGGGACTTTGATGCCCACTGGTTAGATTCAGTCGTTAGTGATCGCCCCGTCGTATTACATGCAGTAGATCATCATACGATTTGGGTTAACAGCAAAGCGTTGAAACTTGCCGCAATCACTCTTGAAACTGTGGATCCGATTGGTGGCACGATTGCCCGTCGCCAAGACGGCACACCTAAAGGCACATTCCGCGAACCCACTGCAATGGCTTTAATCCTAGATAAAGCACCCTCAGACTCGATTGCAAGTGATGTGCAAGCAATAAAAAGTGCATGTACTGCATATTTAGATTCTGGAGTCACATGCGCCATCGACTCGTGGGTTGAAAAAGATATGGCCAAGGCTTACTTGGCTGCAGCACAATCTGGAGATTTAACGATTGCGATGAACCTATCTCTCCTAGTAACTCCAACAACATGGGAAGGAAAGTTAGAAGAGTTTAATTCTTTGCGAGATGAGTTCGCAGCATTACCCAATCCAGAATTAGTACGAGTCAACAGCATTAAGTTTTTAGCCGATGGCGCGCTTTCGGCCGGTACTGCCGCGTTAGTGGATCCCTATTTAGATGATCCAGATTCGAATGGAATTAAAATTTGGGGCGAAGATGAGTTAGTAGATGCTCTGGTTGCCTTCGATGCGCTGAAGTTCCAAGTTCATATACATGCCATTGGCGATGCCGCAGTGAAGCTGGCCCTGGACTCAATTGAAGCTATGATGCGGGTAAATCCAACGTGGGATCGGCGTCCTGTCATTGTGCATGCACAGTTGATCTGCGATGAGGATCTACCTCGTTTTAAAGCTTTAGGGGTAATCGCCAATATTCAGCCACTCTGGTGCTACTTAGATCCAATGAACAAAGAGTTGATTTTGCCGCGGATTGGTCGAGAACGAAATGATTCTCAGTATCGCCTGCGCACTTTGATAGATAGCGGCGCAACTATTGCCTTTGGGAGTGATTGGCCCGTTACAAGTGAAATTCCACTACGCGCCCTAGGAGTTCCTGTGAATCGACTGAAGCCTGGTCAAAAGAGCGGTGAAAGCTGGAATATATCTGAAGCAATTACGATGGAAGAGTCCCTACAATTTTATACGCACAACGTCGCCTACCAATTGTTTCGCGAACTAGAGCGCGGTGCGCTAGAGATAGGCATGAAGGCTGACTTCATAGTTTTAGATAAAAACTTACTGGACACTGATCCTTGGCAAGTATCCACAGTGGGTATTAAAGCGCTATATAAAAATGGTTTGCCAGTTGAAATTTCATCGTGA
- a CDS encoding Lrp/AsnC ligand binding domain-containing protein has protein sequence MSIQAYILIQTEVGKASSVAKAVSSIAGVTLSEGVTGPYDVIMRAEAPSMEEFGRVILSKVQAVPGITRTLTCPVTY, from the coding sequence ATGTCAATTCAGGCCTACATTTTAATTCAAACCGAGGTCGGCAAAGCTAGTTCGGTTGCGAAAGCCGTCTCGTCAATCGCAGGCGTGACTCTCTCTGAGGGTGTAACTGGACCATACGATGTCATTATGCGTGCTGAAGCGCCAAGCATGGAAGAGTTTGGCCGCGTTATCTTGTCAAAAGTTCAGGCAGTCCCTGGAATCACTCGCACATTAACTTGCCCAGTAACTTATTAA